Proteins encoded by one window of Cellvibrio sp. KY-GH-1:
- the smc gene encoding chromosome segregation protein SMC has protein sequence MRLKCIKLAGFKSFVDPTTVNFPSNLCAVVGPNGCGKSNIIDAVRWVMGESSAKNLRGENMTDVIFNGSSGRKPVGQASIELVFDNSDATLTGEYAAFTEISIKRKVSRDGDNSYYLNGTKCRRRDITDIFLGTGLGPRSYAIIEQGMISKLIEAKPEELRVYIEEAAGISKYKERRKDTESRMRRTQENLERLTDIRDELERQLSRLQRQAQAAEKYAEYKKEERLLKAQLQALKYQQLDVQAKAKQAGIRDLELRMESFVTDQVNKDTQIEKYRTQYTELGDKFNEVQGRYYAIGAEIARLEQSIQHANERARQLQVDLDQTARDSKEAEENLAIDTQKAETWEAELLELEPELDLIKAAEETSSESLIDAEESMQRWQNEWDSFNQRASEPRQRAEVQQSRIQHLEQVQQRLLQRIEKLREEKNNLQEGSEDESINQLNEQLAEMDLVAEEKRAQLDVQSEQLDTTRNDNNRLVNELDQVKSKLQTMRGRHASLEALQQAALGEKNKAVTQWLNQQGLSSNTRLAESVSVNDGWDKALETVLGSSLQAVCAENLDSVAELLGDLTQGELVLFDTAAKTAATSFSKAKLLSEKVSAAWDVSGVLAGIYIVEDLNEALALRKQLHANESVITRDGIWLSPHWVRVTRDTDASSGVIARRQELEELNAQIADAEEQVELLALQLEEGRATVKRLEQDREILRREVDEQNRKYGELRSQLSAKQVRVEQITMRRERAENEIREAREQMEQEAEHLSEARMILSEAIEMMEQDTELRETLLQQRDDIRTGLDSARQRARHDKDKAHELAMRFQSVKTQLDSIRLGIGRLQEQTARLHERRENLLASIADNRDPVEEYKLELEASLAKRLSVEASLTEARRALETVEHELRNSEQARSRAEQEVQAVRAHLEQERLAAQMFEVQRATIVEQLQEEELNLEAILAEMPEATEVKPLEEELDAIAGRVARLGPINLAAIDEYKTESERKNYLDAQNADLLEALETLENAIKRIDRETRTRFKETFDQVNKSLQELFPKVFGGGHAYLELTGDELLDTGITIMARPPGKRNSTIHLLSGGEKALTAIALVFSIFRLNPAPFCMLDEVDAPLDDANVGRYARMVEEMSEHVQFIYITHNKNAMEMAHQLLGVTMHEPGVSRLVTVDVDEAAELAAV, from the coding sequence ATGCGGTTAAAGTGCATCAAGCTGGCTGGATTTAAATCTTTCGTTGATCCGACGACGGTCAACTTTCCCAGCAATTTGTGCGCTGTTGTAGGTCCCAATGGTTGCGGAAAATCCAACATCATCGACGCAGTGCGCTGGGTAATGGGTGAGTCCTCCGCCAAAAACCTGCGTGGCGAAAACATGACTGACGTTATTTTTAACGGTTCCAGCGGTCGCAAGCCCGTCGGTCAGGCATCAATCGAATTGGTATTTGATAACTCGGATGCCACCCTCACTGGCGAATATGCCGCATTCACTGAAATCAGTATCAAACGCAAAGTGTCGCGTGATGGTGATAACAGCTATTACCTGAATGGCACCAAGTGTCGCCGTCGCGATATTACCGACATCTTTTTGGGTACTGGCCTTGGTCCGCGTAGTTACGCGATTATCGAGCAGGGCATGATCTCCAAATTGATCGAAGCCAAGCCAGAAGAGTTGCGCGTTTATATCGAAGAAGCAGCGGGAATTTCCAAATACAAAGAGCGCCGTAAAGATACCGAAAGCCGTATGCGTCGAACCCAGGAAAACCTGGAGCGTTTAACCGATATTCGCGATGAATTGGAACGCCAATTGTCGCGCTTGCAGCGTCAGGCGCAAGCAGCAGAAAAATACGCGGAATACAAAAAAGAAGAGCGTTTATTAAAGGCGCAGTTGCAGGCATTGAAATACCAGCAATTAGATGTGCAGGCGAAAGCCAAGCAAGCCGGTATTCGCGACCTTGAATTGCGTATGGAATCGTTCGTTACCGATCAGGTTAACAAAGATACCCAAATCGAAAAATATCGTACCCAGTACACTGAGTTGGGCGATAAGTTTAATGAAGTACAAGGTCGTTATTATGCGATAGGCGCAGAAATAGCGCGCCTTGAACAAAGCATCCAGCACGCGAACGAGCGTGCGCGTCAATTGCAGGTGGATCTTGATCAAACCGCGCGCGACAGCAAAGAGGCTGAAGAAAATTTAGCAATAGATACGCAAAAAGCGGAAACTTGGGAAGCTGAGTTGCTGGAGTTGGAGCCAGAACTGGATTTGATCAAAGCGGCCGAAGAAACTTCCAGTGAATCGCTCATTGATGCCGAAGAATCTATGCAGCGGTGGCAAAATGAATGGGATAGTTTTAACCAGCGCGCTTCCGAGCCGCGTCAGCGCGCAGAAGTGCAACAATCACGCATTCAGCATCTTGAGCAAGTACAGCAGCGTTTATTGCAACGCATCGAAAAATTGCGCGAAGAAAAAAATAATCTGCAAGAAGGTTCTGAAGACGAATCCATTAATCAATTGAATGAGCAATTGGCAGAAATGGATTTGGTTGCCGAAGAAAAACGCGCGCAATTAGATGTGCAATCTGAGCAACTTGATACTACTCGCAACGACAATAATCGTTTGGTGAATGAGCTAGATCAGGTGAAGAGCAAACTGCAAACCATGCGTGGTCGTCACGCCTCCTTGGAGGCCTTACAGCAAGCAGCATTGGGCGAAAAAAATAAAGCAGTTACCCAATGGTTAAATCAACAAGGTTTGAGTAGCAATACTCGCCTCGCTGAATCCGTTAGTGTGAATGATGGATGGGATAAAGCACTGGAAACCGTTTTGGGGTCCAGCTTGCAAGCGGTTTGCGCGGAAAATCTGGATTCGGTAGCAGAACTCTTGGGTGATCTTACCCAAGGTGAGTTGGTGCTGTTTGATACGGCGGCAAAAACCGCGGCAACTTCTTTCTCTAAAGCGAAATTGCTGAGTGAAAAGGTTAGTGCAGCCTGGGATGTTAGCGGTGTGCTTGCTGGGATTTATATCGTCGAAGACTTAAATGAAGCCTTGGCGCTGCGCAAACAATTGCATGCGAATGAATCAGTTATAACTCGCGATGGTATCTGGTTGAGCCCGCACTGGGTTCGGGTGACGCGCGATACAGATGCGAGCTCAGGTGTAATTGCGCGTCGCCAGGAGCTGGAAGAGCTTAATGCACAAATAGCTGATGCAGAAGAGCAAGTCGAATTATTAGCCCTGCAATTGGAAGAAGGGCGAGCTACTGTTAAACGTCTTGAGCAAGATCGCGAAATTTTGCGTCGTGAAGTGGATGAGCAAAACCGTAAATACGGCGAGTTGCGTTCACAGCTGAGTGCAAAACAGGTTCGTGTAGAGCAAATCACGATGCGTCGCGAGCGCGCTGAAAACGAAATCCGCGAGGCGCGCGAACAAATGGAACAGGAAGCGGAACATCTCTCTGAGGCGCGAATGATCCTGAGCGAAGCTATCGAGATGATGGAGCAGGATACCGAGCTGCGCGAAACTCTGTTGCAACAGCGCGATGACATTCGCACAGGTCTTGATTCTGCCCGTCAGCGCGCGCGTCACGATAAAGACAAGGCTCATGAATTGGCAATGCGTTTCCAATCGGTAAAAACGCAGTTGGATTCCATTCGTTTGGGTATCGGTCGATTGCAGGAGCAAACCGCGCGGTTACATGAGCGTCGCGAAAATTTGTTGGCCAGCATTGCTGATAATCGCGACCCCGTTGAAGAATATAAGCTTGAGCTAGAGGCGAGCCTCGCCAAGCGTTTATCCGTAGAAGCTTCATTAACAGAGGCGCGTCGTGCGTTGGAAACTGTTGAACACGAGTTGCGCAACTCCGAGCAAGCGCGCAGCCGCGCTGAGCAGGAAGTGCAAGCAGTGCGTGCGCACTTGGAACAAGAGCGCCTCGCTGCGCAAATGTTTGAAGTACAACGCGCGACTATTGTTGAACAGTTGCAGGAAGAAGAATTAAATCTGGAAGCTATTCTGGCAGAAATGCCAGAAGCGACAGAGGTGAAACCGCTTGAAGAAGAACTGGATGCGATTGCCGGGCGTGTTGCTCGCCTCGGTCCAATCAACCTTGCTGCGATTGATGAATACAAAACTGAATCCGAGCGCAAGAATTATCTCGATGCGCAAAATGCGGATTTACTTGAAGCATTAGAAACCTTGGAAAATGCCATCAAGCGTATTGACCGTGAAACTCGCACGCGTTTTAAAGAAACCTTTGATCAAGTTAATAAAAGTTTGCAAGAGCTGTTCCCCAAAGTCTTTGGTGGCGGCCATGCTTACCTTGAGTTAACAGGCGACGAGCTGCTGGATACCGGCATTACTATCATGGCGCGCCCACCGGGCAAACGTAACAGTACGATTCACTTGTTGTCCGGTGGCGAAAAAGCGCTGACCGCAATTGCATTGGTATTTTCGATTTTCCGTTTAAACCCTGCACCTTTCTGTATGCTCGATGAGGTGGATGCTCCGCTCGATGATGCCAACGTGGGCCGTTACGCGCGCATGGTGGAAGAGATGTCCGAGCACGTGCAATTTATTTATATCACCCACAATAAAAACGCGATGGAAATGGCGCACCAGTTATTAGGCGTTACCATGCATGAGCCGGGTGTTTCCCGGTTGGTAACGGTAGATGTGGATGAAGCTGCAGAATTAGCTGCAGTTTAA